CCCATCCCCACATCGAGGTTCTCCCGCAGATGCCAGATCGCAGCTGCCATGCCTATTCCCATAAGATTATTGAAACGGATATACGACAGGTTGGGCGTATCCATGAATGTCCCCACCCCGACACTTGCCAGCAGCGACCATTTTTTATTCAACGGGCGGATATACGACACTGCCAGTTGGGCATTGAATATCTCTTTCAGATCGACATACCCCGCCAGGTTCTTGTTATTCATCGATGCGTACGTTGCGCCCACTCCCACCATCCAGGCGGTCGGATGGTTATTTTCATCCATCTTCATAGACAGGGGGATATTCACGCCTCCCTGTATCACCTTCATATCCCCTTTGCCGCCAACCTTTTGGTTATCCGCATCTCGGAAGCCGGAAGAGCCGATATATTCAGTCTTCAGCCAAACCTGGGCATTCCCACACTGACATACAGAAACAAACAGTAAAATCATCCACAACCATGCAGTCTTCATACCTTATTCACTTTAAGTTTACAGTTTAATACGCTGCAAAACTATTCGAACAAAGCATGGCGCTGCAGATTAATAGACAAACACGGGGATAATAATAGACCAAACGCAGGTTTCAGTATATAACGGACTACAAACTACCCGTAAACCACTCCTTAAACTCGGACACACGCGCTTTGCTGACCAGTATCTTGTCCTGCACGGGGAATTTGAGGTTCACAGACAGGCGCCCGTTAAACCAAAGGTCGATATCCAATATGGCTTTCCGGGAAATAAGATACTGGCGGTTCACCCGGAAGAAGAGATTCGGATTCAGGCAATCGGACAACTCATCGAGCGTTTGGGTAAAAGTATATTCCTTGCCGTCGCCGACTACCGCTTTCACGAGTCCGTCGTTGATATAAAAGAACAAGATCATATCGACCGATAAAGGGAATAACTTATCTCCTTTCACCGGAACCAAAAAATGCGTCTTATAACTCTCCTGGCGTTTCAGGAGATGGACGAGGCGGCTATAGTCGAACTCCTTCGCCGGAGTTTCCGAACGTAAAAGTTTCAGCTTTCCGATCGCTTTCCGGATGTCGCTCTGCCCGATCGGCTTCAGCAGGTAATCGATGCTGTTCACTTTAAATGCGCGCAAAGCATACTCGTCGTAGGCTGTCGTGAAAATGATCGGACAGGAAATATCCACCTGCTCGAATATCTCGAAAGAAGAGCCGTCCGCCAAATGAATATCCAGGAATACCAGGTCGGGAGCCTCATGGATACGGAACCAGTCGGCGCTCTCCGCGATACTGTCCAACACTGCCACGACCTCTATATCCGGAGCCACCTCCGAAAGCAACGCCACCAGATTGCGTACGGCAGCCTTTTCGTCTTCTATGATCACTGCATTCATATCAATGGAATAGTTACGATAAATGTATTATTGTCTTCACGCACCTCTATCTCTTCTTTGAACAGGAGGCTGTAGCGTTTGGCCAGGTTGGCGAGTCCTATCTGCAAACCGCCGCTTGCCGTCTTCTTGCGCTGGATCGGATTGCTGACTGTCAGTTGTTTCCCTGTAGTACAGACCCGGATGACCAGCGGATGCCGGTTACTGATCTCATTATGCTTGACTGCGTTCTCTATCAACAACTGGACAGACATCGGGGGAAGCTGAAGCGTCTCCGCCTCTTCTTCTATCCGGATATCGAACTCCAGGTTATCTTCATAACGCATCTTCAACAGGAAGTTGTAAGCACTGACAAACTCCATTTCCTCCCGCAAAGTGACGCTCATGCACTCGTTGCCCTGCAAGGTATAGCGAAGGACGCGCGACAGCTCCTGCAAATAATCCTGCGCCTTGTCCGGTGTTTCGCGGATCAGCGAGCGCAAGGTATTCAGCGAGTTGAACAACATGTGCGGGTTCAGCTGGTTCTTCAGCGCCTCAAACTGATTGACCAGATTCTCGCTACGGAGTTGCTCGTTCTCGACCGACACCTGCTGGCTTTTTCGGATCAGGTGGATCATATAGCAACTTCCCGTAACGATACAGGTGATGATGAAATCGCGCAACGGATGCAGATAATGATGTACCATCGCATCGATGGCGGGAATATCAAACTGATGGTGCAGAAAGACAAACCCCTGTCCCATCAGGTTGCTGGCAAAGCCCGTCAGGACAAACGACAAGATCATCTTCCCCCATGTGATCCGTGCCGTCGGACGGTTGAAGCCGAACAGAACCGTATTCATGGCAAACAGGATCAGCAACGAGACGAAAGTAAAAAGAATCTCGTTGGCTACATCTGCCATGCTCATTCCCGAAAACAAACTGTTCTGCCCCGAATGGTCGAATAACGAAATCAGTTCCGGGAAATGAGTCAGGAACGCCACCACTACGGAGATGACGACGACTGCCAATACATATTTATCTATATTTACTTTCATGCCACAAAGATACTTATTTCTTTTCTACACGCGCCGTTACATACATGCCCGGACGGAAACGTTCGTTATTTCCTTTTACCTTTGCATAGATTTCGAGGGAACGGTTGACTGCATCCACCTCCTGCCCGATCGACAGCAGAGTTGCATCGAACGTCTTTTCTCCCATACCGTTCACACGGAACCGGATACGGCTGCCGGGAGTCAGGTCGTCCAGGTCTTTCTCGTAAGCAGTCAGGCAAAGAAGCGTTTCTCCTTTGTCGATCACTTCGCAAACAGGCTCACCGGCAGGGATGTATTTCCCCAAATTCACCGGCATTCCGGCAATATAGCCGTTCAGTGGCGATTGGATCTCCAGATAGGGACGGATACCGTTTTTGAGCAGGTCCTCGGGCTGGATATTCAACAGAGTCAGTTGCGCCGCGGCAGCTTCCAGGCGGCTTTTCATGGAGAGATAATCGGCCTTGCTCTGCTGGAACCGTTTCTGTGAAGCGGCTTCCTGCGAACTCAGCCGTTCCTGGCGATGATATTCGGCTGCCAGATATTCCGTCTGTGCATGCGCATCCAAATAGGTTTGCTGCAAGAGAATAAAGTCCGGATTTTCGAGCGTGACCAGGACAGTTCCTTTCTTTACATAATCACCCGGCAGCAACGAAGTCGTGTGTACAGTGCCGCCCATAGTCAAGGTGACGGTGGCATGGCGCTGGGGAGGGACGATCATTTTTCCGTTGAAAGAAGAATGGTTCGCCATGGCCGTAGCCGACGTGACGGCATCCACACCCGCGGAATCTTCAGTAACCGGGATAGTTTCCTCTACAGATTCAATGGCAACCGGGCGAACGCCTTCATCCGGCTCTACGTTTTCATTGTTTTTGACTGGTGCATTGCAGGCCACCAACAATAAGGTTGTTATCGGTATTAAGATTGTTTTCATTTTGTCTGTTTATCTATCTAATTGTATTATTTATTTCATTACCTATAAATACATCCGAACAAGATTTATTTTTCTTTCGGAAGGAATCCGGATTTCTCTCGGGAGAAAATATAATTTCTCCCGAAAGGACTTTTTTCAACGAGTATAAAGCTCCAGTTCCAATGCGGAGATATTGTAATTATACACTGCTTCGATATACCCTCTCCGAATCTCGCGGGCGCTGTTCAGACTCTGCACAAACTGCATGATATCCGTTTCACTCTCCTTGAATTGTATCTCGGCACTCTTTACCAGTGCATCGGCTTCGGGCAAGGCACCGGTCGTATAATAACGGATACTTTCCCCCTGGCGGCGAAGCATCGTCTGCAACTCATTCACTTTATTACTTAGCTGACGCGTATTGGCTTCCGCCTCCGTCCGTGCGATATAGGCATCTATCCGCGCCTGTTTCGCACGGCTTTGCTGCGGGAAAAACAAGACAGGGAAAGAGACTCCGACCATCCAGGAGTTCAATCCGGACAGCGGCGCGATCTTCTGCCGGACATAGCCTACCGACAATTCCGGAAAGAAACGACTACGCTCCACTTGCAGCATCGCCTTCTTCTCGTCCGCCATGCTCCGGAAATAATCCCGATAGACATCCGCCAATTCCACCTCCGCTGTCTCCGCCGGGAATAACGCCAGCGTACTGTCTTCCGGAACAACCGGACGATCCGCATAACAAGCCCATGTAAAACGACGGACAGCCAGTTGCAGCTCTTCTTCCGCCTGCATCAGCCGGGTCCGCAGGTCCGCAGCCAGCGTAGTTGCCATATTCCGCTCCAGCAAAGTGATATCGCCCTGTTCATAGCGGAGCTTTCCCGCTTCCTGCAAACGGAGTGCCCATTCATTCTGTTCGCGGTAAAGCGAGCAAAGATTGGCGGCATACTGGTAATAAGACCAGGCACGCTTCACCTCTGCGACGATCTCTTTCTTCACCATTTCACGATAATGTTCACCTGTCGCGATCTGCTTATTGACCAGCGCATTCTTATAGAACGGCGTGAGCAAAGAACCCAGCGACTGGGTTACTTCCAGCTGGTTGTCGCTACGGGTCTCCCCGTTGAGC
This is a stretch of genomic DNA from Parabacteroides chongii. It encodes these proteins:
- a CDS encoding TolC family protein; this translates as MADEKKAMLQVERSRFFPELSVGYVRQKIAPLSGLNSWMVGVSFPVLFFPQQSRAKQARIDAYIARTEAEANTRQLSNKVNELQTMLRRQGESIRYYTTGALPEADALVKSAEIQFKESETDIMQFVQSLNSAREIRRGYIEAVYNYNISALELELYTR
- a CDS encoding DUF6268 family outer membrane beta-barrel protein, with the translated sequence MKTAWLWMILLFVSVCQCGNAQVWLKTEYIGSSGFRDADNQKVGGKGDMKVIQGGVNIPLSMKMDENNHPTAWMVGVGATYASMNNKNLAGYVDLKEIFNAQLAVSYIRPLNKKWSLLASVGVGTFMDTPNLSYIRFNNLMGIGMAAAIWHLRENLDVGMGLALNTTFGYPMVFPAAFVDWRIEGRYMVNVSMMDGIELSGGIQLHKLMRLKLIASMGGMMALVEHGGKDQIFTQQYVVCGLQPELVLSKSFSIPLTVGVSAYRAAYYSDRTLKAFFKGDEYDPHFMPSFYASLALKYGF
- a CDS encoding sensor histidine kinase, encoding MKVNIDKYVLAVVVISVVVAFLTHFPELISLFDHSGQNSLFSGMSMADVANEILFTFVSLLILFAMNTVLFGFNRPTARITWGKMILSFVLTGFASNLMGQGFVFLHHQFDIPAIDAMVHHYLHPLRDFIITCIVTGSCYMIHLIRKSQQVSVENEQLRSENLVNQFEALKNQLNPHMLFNSLNTLRSLIRETPDKAQDYLQELSRVLRYTLQGNECMSVTLREEMEFVSAYNFLLKMRYEDNLEFDIRIEEEAETLQLPPMSVQLLIENAVKHNEISNRHPLVIRVCTTGKQLTVSNPIQRKKTASGGLQIGLANLAKRYSLLFKEEIEVREDNNTFIVTIPLI
- a CDS encoding efflux RND transporter periplasmic adaptor subunit, translated to MKTILIPITTLLLVACNAPVKNNENVEPDEGVRPVAIESVEETIPVTEDSAGVDAVTSATAMANHSSFNGKMIVPPQRHATVTLTMGGTVHTTSLLPGDYVKKGTVLVTLENPDFILLQQTYLDAHAQTEYLAAEYHRQERLSSQEAASQKRFQQSKADYLSMKSRLEAAAAQLTLLNIQPEDLLKNGIRPYLEIQSPLNGYIAGMPVNLGKYIPAGEPVCEVIDKGETLLCLTAYEKDLDDLTPGSRIRFRVNGMGEKTFDATLLSIGQEVDAVNRSLEIYAKVKGNNERFRPGMYVTARVEKK
- a CDS encoding LytR/AlgR family response regulator transcription factor: MNAVIIEDEKAAVRNLVALLSEVAPDIEVVAVLDSIAESADWFRIHEAPDLVFLDIHLADGSSFEIFEQVDISCPIIFTTAYDEYALRAFKVNSIDYLLKPIGQSDIRKAIGKLKLLRSETPAKEFDYSRLVHLLKRQESYKTHFLVPVKGDKLFPLSVDMILFFYINDGLVKAVVGDGKEYTFTQTLDELSDCLNPNLFFRVNRQYLISRKAILDIDLWFNGRLSVNLKFPVQDKILVSKARVSEFKEWFTGSL